In Lepus europaeus isolate LE1 chromosome 23, mLepTim1.pri, whole genome shotgun sequence, a single genomic region encodes these proteins:
- the LOC133752319 gene encoding disintegrin and metalloproteinase domain-containing protein 1a-like — translation MLATASARVSSSSLYSLWQPHMVLNEATRAPQSWVPQMNGLRLGLVPGLPRVRLGTMLLWGMIFLPSIYMELVHYASYEKVIPESLTVEGSEKPGEKASYILFTQGQKQLVHLHVKRDYFVNDFPVYSYHNGVLGQEMLFISRNCYYEGYIDGVPGSFVSVNTCSGLRGILVKGETSYSIEPILSSKRFEHALYTMAHGAHVSCSVTSKGGQGMSTSRQQGSRKLHNPQALSYLWSHTKYVEMFVVVDNQRFQMWGRNVSETVQRVMDIIALVNSFTRGINTEVVLAGMEIWTEGDLTEVAEDLQVTLRNFNSWRREKLVHRVRHDVAHMIVGRHPGENTGQAFLNGACSSGFAAAVESFHHEDVLLFAALMAHELGHNLGIQHDHSACTCKNQPFCLMGENITKESSFSNCSSDDFYRFLREHRGACLFNKPWHRSRMRRDGNCGNGVVDSGEQCDCGSACAHSKCCDSECKLKAPAACDIGPCCVDCKPASLGQLCRRPAGPCDLPEYCDGASPVCPQNRHKQDGTVCHESFGCVSGECMDPNLQCTSTFGFPAKSAPEECYMALNGKGDRFGNCGHPSSPQEAYTKCTSDNKLCGKLVCTGLTSIPVLKEHFTVIQAPIGNGWCWSMDAYSGSDIADIGDVRADTYCAPSKNCKSSECSDVSLDHLNCKDDTTCHGNGICNDLGHCHCNKGYGPPDCNVVGDGGSIDSGPPGSAPAHPPSGGGGQNTTTKQEETVNLTILIIIILIALIIIAIIICFLCLFKSQISGKKEGEGNNYPLDEDNCL, via the exons ATGCTGGCGACAGCCTCAGCCAGAgtatcctcctcctccctgtatTCCCTCTGGCAACCCCACATGGTTTTGAATGAGGCTACAAGAGCGCCTCAATCTTGGGTTCCCCAGATGAATGGTCTGAGGCTGGGACTAgtgccaggtcttccacgtgtcAGACTGGGGACCATGTTGCTCTGGGGGATGATTTTTCTCCCAAGCATATACATGGAATTGGTACATTATGCTTCTTACGAAAAGGTCATCCCTGAGAGTCTGACAGTTGAGGGAAGTGAAAAACCTGGAGAAAAGGCATCCTACATACTATTCACGCAAGGCCAGAAGCAGCTGGTTCACCTACATGTGAAGAGAGACTATTTTGTGAATGATTTTCCAGTCTACAGCTATCACAACGGGGTGCTAGGGCAAGAAATGCTTTTCATCTCACGCAACTGCTACTATGAAGGCTACATAGATGGGGTGCCAGGTTCTTTTGTTTCTGTCAACACCTGCTCGGGCCTCAGGGGCATTCTGGTTAAGGGGGAAACATCCTATAGCATTGAGCCCATTCTCTCTTCCAAACGATTTGAACATGCGTTGTACACGATGGCACACGGAGCTCACGTCTCCTGTAGTGTCACTTCCAAAGGCGGCCAAGGGATGTCCACCAGCCGGCAACAGGGAAGCAGGAAGCTTCACAACCCACAGGCGCTGTCCTACTTGTGGTCACACACCAAGTATGTGGAGATGTTTGTAGTGGTCGACAACCAGCGGTTCCAGATGTGGGGCCGTAACGTCAGTGAGACGGTTCAGAGGGTCATGGACATCATTGCTCTGGTCAACAGCTTCACGAGGGGaataaacacagaggtggtaCTGGCTGGaatggagatctggactgaggGGGACCTGACAGAGGTTGCAGAGGACTTACAAGTGACACTCAGGAACTTCAACAGCTGGAGACGAGAGAAGCTCGTCCACCGCGTGAGGCATGATGTTGCTCACATGATTGTCGGCCGTCATCCTGGAGAGAACACGGGCCAGGCATTTCTCAACGGCGCCTGCTCGAGCGGTTTTGCGGCAGCTGTGGAGTCCTTCCATCACGAAGATGTCCTCCTGTTTGCAGCGCTCATGGCCCATGAGCTCGGGCACAACCTGGGTATTCAGCATGACCACTCGGCCTGCACTTGTAAAAATCAGCCCTTCTGTCTCATGGGTGAGAATATCACTAAAGAGAGTAGCTTCAGTAACTGCAGTTCTGACGACTTCTATCGCTTCCTTCGTGAACACCGAGGAGCCTGCCTATTTAACAAGCCATGGCACAGAAGCCGCATGCGCAGGGATGGAAACTGTGGAAATGGTGTGGTGGACTCAGGAGAGCAGTGTGACTGTGGTTCTGCCTGTGCTCATAGCAAATGCTGTGACTCAGAATGTAAACTGAAGGCCCCAGCAGCATGTGACATTGGACCCTGCTGTGTTGATTGCAAACCTGCGTCTCTTGGACAACTTTGTCGACGTCCTGCGGGACCATGTGACCTCCCAGAATATTGTGATGGTGCATCTCCAGTATGTCCTCAAAACAGACACAAGCAGGATGGCACCGTGTGTCATGAATCATTTGGGTGTGTTAGTGGTGAATGCATGGACCCTAATTTGCAGTGTACATCAACTTTTGGGTTCCCTGCAAAGTCTGCCCCAGAAGAATGTTACATGGCACTAAACGGCAAAGGGGACAGGTTTGGAAACTGTGGTCATCCCAGCAGTCCTCAAGAAGCGTATACAAAATGTACATCGGATAACAAACTTTGTGGGAAGCTTGTATGTACAGGTCTTACAAGCATACCAGTACTTAAAGAGCACTTCACAGTGATCCAAGCCCCTATTGGAAATGGCTGGTGTTGGAGTATGGATGCGTACAGTGGTTCCGATATTGCTGACATTGGAGATGTGAGGGCTGACACTTACTGTGCCCCATCTAAAAACTGCAAGTCTTCTGAATGCTCTGATGTTTCCTTGGACCACTTGAACTGCAAGGACGATACAACGTGTCATGGCAATGGGATTTGTAATGACTTAGGGCACTGTCATTGTAACAAGGGCTATGGACCCCCCGACTGCAATGTTGTAGGAGATGGGGGTAGTATAGACAGTGGCCCCCCTGGTTCAGCACCTGCTCATCCCCCAAGTGGCGGGGGTGGTCAGAATACTACTACCAAACAGGAAGAAACTGTAAACTTgacaatattaataataattatacttATAGCACTGATAATAATAGCTATAATTATTTGCTTCCTTTGCCTTTTCAAAAGTCAAATTTCTGGTAAAAAAGAAGGTGAAG GTAACAACTACCCATTAGATGAGGACAATTGTTTGTGA